The candidate division WOR-3 bacterium genome has a segment encoding these proteins:
- a CDS encoding methyltransferase domain-containing protein → MKVLEIGSGLQPYRGKEGEEVIHLDKIPFPEVEVVWDLEITPYPFPDDTFDKVIANHCIEHLSDTIKVLAELWRISKNKAEIFIRVPYYSSYLAFQDPTHKRFFTEETFRYFTKERPISFSSPVNFSLKSVNYFYQYPRFARFLKKFFPLLYRFLKNHLLNFIKEIEVELVVEK, encoded by the coding sequence GTGAAGGTCTTGGAAATCGGTAGCGGTTTGCAACCTTATCGGGGAAAAGAAGGGGAAGAGGTGATTCATTTAGACAAAATCCCCTTTCCGGAGGTAGAGGTAGTTTGGGATTTAGAAATTACCCCCTATCCATTTCCCGACGATACCTTTGATAAGGTGATTGCCAATCATTGTATAGAGCATCTCTCCGATACCATAAAGGTCTTGGCGGAGTTATGGCGCATCAGTAAAAATAAAGCAGAAATTTTTATCCGGGTTCCCTATTATTCTTCTTATCTTGCCTTTCAGGACCCCACCCATAAGAGATTTTTTACTGAGGAGACCTTTCGCTATTTCACCAAAGAGCGACCAATAAGTTTCTCTTCTCCGGTAAACTTCTCTCTGAAATCGGTAAACTATTTTTATCAATATCCAAGGTTTGCCCGTTTCTTAAAAAAGTTTTTCCCCCTCCTCTACCGATTTTTGAAGAACCATTTATTGAATTTCATTAAAGAGATAGAAGTAGAATTGGTGGTGGAGAAATGA
- a CDS encoding C25 family cysteine peptidase: protein MFIFGNLSGFSKAILFSKEDLIVEKRDTFDLLFLPDCELTEEIGKPQVPIRAQVFPIPKGSKISEVKISEVELETLPGNFLIFPSQKQYPISWQLEKIDFIPPRDEFYQSERIYPGKVWEFIGIGKMGKEKFAEFLFYPIQYLPKEKKVIFYKKIKLSLNFISEEEKEEKEMENGFEYLCITSPPLDTVFERLTSWKEKKGIPSAIRTVSWIENNYPGRDRAEKIRNYLKTLPDSGTKWVLLGGDTDIIPCRYAYAMTCSANIHPREDLLPSDLYYGDLDGDWNFDGDTIFGEVEDSIDLYPELFVGRAPVNTISEAQAFVNKVLNYEKSPNPDYLQDVLFFAEVLWSNPYTDGGVHKDKMERESFSSDFNITKLYQRLGNLSRTAVMNAMRMGKNLLNHDGHGWIDIMSTGGTSLRNQDLDTVTNLGKYGVLYSIGCWTTAYDFDCIAEHYLINPRGGGVGFIGNSSYGWGSPGNPGFGYSDKFDNRFFYELLKNRRNLGEALAYAKIHYLPFSRQKNVYRWHQYQVNLLGDPEIKIWTKRPCSLEVSSPSALPNREGRFLFKVTSSGTPVKDALVCLKKDDESYDRGLTNERGEIFLRASPQTPGNFSLTVTAPNFYPLEREIPVVSGGYVNFLGFLVNDSLGNNDKIPNPNETLFLSPIFKNCGDEIVNNINVYLSISDTLITLLDSFCFIPSLSPGESIMVENGFQIFIGNGNDGHSVNFNLLVRADSVRLYQPTILICRPRVRIHYPEVRNRPSLPNETKKISISLYNSGFGISHRTWVFLSSLDPYLTVLAPESLFYGEIQPKSICSLPDTFLVAISPSCPGSHLALLQVAIRCQDYQFLDTFPLLIGQSGFWDNTETGDSLWQTGGTNNLWHLSSRRSHSGSFSWYCGDEQTTRYHDNMNAFLQTLPFMVDQNPYLKFWRWFKVPNYGVDGIYVIIIRGNRAETLDFIGTGGALGDPWLRPEVRGKVIESDWCQEFYDLSFLSIGETIQVRFVFKSDNDGQTSEGFYLDDFEVGSLPTREPCLIGEKGTLPHHAIWVFPNPVRKGLNIQLDLPLKSSFHQLVIYDAKGSKVKRISLNRHGSAFWDKRDEKGKIVSPGLYFLFLNEEASPKLYFLKKLILID from the coding sequence TTGTTTATTTTTGGTAACCTATCCGGTTTTTCTAAGGCGATTCTCTTCTCAAAGGAAGATTTGATTGTAGAAAAGAGAGATACCTTTGATCTTCTCTTTTTGCCCGACTGTGAATTGACCGAGGAGATAGGAAAACCCCAAGTTCCGATTCGGGCGCAGGTTTTCCCTATTCCTAAAGGGAGTAAAATTTCGGAAGTAAAAATCTCAGAAGTGGAATTGGAAACCTTACCCGGGAATTTTCTCATCTTTCCCAGCCAAAAGCAATACCCCATCTCTTGGCAATTGGAAAAGATTGATTTTATCCCACCCCGTGATGAGTTTTATCAATCAGAGAGAATTTATCCTGGAAAGGTCTGGGAATTTATTGGCATCGGGAAAATGGGAAAAGAGAAATTTGCCGAATTCTTATTCTATCCCATTCAATATCTACCGAAAGAGAAAAAGGTTATCTTTTATAAGAAGATAAAACTCTCTCTTAATTTTATCTCAGAAGAGGAGAAAGAGGAAAAAGAGATGGAAAATGGTTTTGAATACCTCTGTATCACTTCGCCCCCTCTGGATACCGTCTTTGAGAGGTTGACCTCCTGGAAGGAGAAAAAAGGAATACCTTCTGCCATCCGAACTGTCTCTTGGATTGAAAATAATTACCCGGGAAGAGACCGGGCGGAAAAGATTCGCAATTACTTAAAGACTTTACCCGATTCCGGGACAAAATGGGTCCTTTTGGGTGGCGATACCGATATTATCCCCTGCCGTTACGCCTATGCCATGACCTGTAGCGCCAATATCCATCCCCGAGAAGACCTCTTGCCTTCTGATTTGTATTATGGGGATTTAGATGGCGACTGGAATTTTGATGGCGATACCATCTTCGGCGAAGTAGAAGATTCTATTGATCTCTATCCCGAACTATTCGTTGGTCGGGCACCAGTCAATACCATCTCTGAGGCGCAGGCATTTGTCAATAAGGTTTTAAACTACGAGAAGAGTCCCAATCCGGATTATTTGCAGGATGTCTTATTCTTTGCGGAAGTTCTCTGGTCAAATCCCTATACCGATGGCGGGGTGCACAAAGACAAGATGGAAAGGGAGTCATTCTCTTCGGATTTTAATATCACCAAATTATACCAGAGGTTAGGGAATTTAAGCCGAACTGCGGTGATGAACGCAATGCGTATGGGTAAAAATCTCTTAAATCACGATGGCCATGGTTGGATTGACATAATGTCAACCGGAGGGACTTCTTTAAGAAATCAGGACTTAGATACCGTAACCAATCTGGGAAAATATGGAGTTTTATATTCTATTGGTTGCTGGACTACCGCTTATGACTTTGACTGCATCGCCGAACATTATCTTATCAATCCGAGAGGAGGTGGAGTTGGTTTCATCGGTAATTCCAGTTACGGTTGGGGTTCACCAGGCAATCCTGGTTTTGGCTATTCGGATAAGTTTGATAATCGCTTCTTCTATGAGTTATTAAAAAATAGAAGAAACCTCGGCGAGGCTTTGGCTTACGCCAAAATCCATTACCTCCCATTTTCTCGGCAGAAAAATGTCTACCGCTGGCACCAATACCAGGTAAATCTTTTAGGTGACCCGGAGATTAAAATCTGGACTAAAAGACCTTGCTCTTTGGAGGTCTCTTCTCCCTCGGCTCTGCCCAACCGGGAAGGGAGGTTTCTCTTTAAGGTTACTTCTTCGGGGACGCCGGTTAAAGATGCCCTGGTCTGTTTGAAAAAAGATGATGAGTCTTATGACCGAGGATTGACCAATGAAAGGGGTGAGATTTTCTTACGCGCCTCGCCTCAAACACCGGGGAATTTCTCTTTAACGGTCACCGCGCCCAATTTCTATCCCTTGGAGAGAGAAATCCCGGTCGTTTCGGGTGGCTATGTGAACTTTTTAGGATTTTTAGTTAATGACTCCTTAGGGAACAACGACAAAATTCCTAACCCCAATGAGACTCTATTTCTTTCCCCAATTTTTAAGAATTGTGGTGACGAAATAGTTAATAATATAAATGTCTATCTCTCTATTTCGGATACTCTGATCACCCTCCTTGATTCCTTTTGTTTTATCCCTTCTCTTTCTCCTGGGGAGTCAATAATGGTGGAAAATGGTTTCCAAATTTTTATTGGTAATGGGAACGATGGTCATAGCGTCAATTTTAACCTTCTGGTCCGAGCGGATTCCGTGAGACTTTATCAACCAACAATTTTAATCTGCCGACCAAGAGTACGGATTCACTATCCCGAAGTGAGAAATAGACCTTCCCTTCCTAATGAGACGAAGAAGATAAGCATCTCTTTATATAATTCTGGTTTTGGCATTAGCCATCGTACCTGGGTCTTTCTCTCTTCCCTTGATCCTTATCTCACTGTCCTTGCTCCAGAAAGTCTATTCTATGGAGAAATCCAACCAAAATCTATCTGCTCTCTTCCAGATACCTTTCTCGTTGCTATTTCACCTTCCTGCCCGGGTTCTCATCTGGCTTTACTCCAAGTTGCTATTCGCTGTCAGGATTACCAATTCCTTGATACCTTTCCCCTCTTAATTGGGCAAAGTGGTTTTTGGGATAATACCGAAACGGGTGATTCCTTATGGCAAACCGGAGGTACTAATAACCTCTGGCATCTTTCTTCCCGAAGGTCTCACTCCGGAAGTTTCTCTTGGTATTGTGGCGATGAGCAAACCACCAGATACCATGATAATATGAATGCCTTTCTCCAAACCTTACCTTTTATGGTCGACCAAAACCCTTATCTTAAATTCTGGCGCTGGTTTAAGGTACCCAATTATGGGGTTGATGGGATATATGTGATAATCATTCGGGGAAATCGGGCGGAAACCCTTGATTTTATTGGTACCGGAGGCGCCCTGGGCGACCCGTGGCTTCGCCCCGAGGTGAGAGGGAAGGTTATTGAAAGTGATTGGTGTCAAGAGTTTTATGACTTATCCTTTTTATCAATCGGAGAGACAATCCAGGTGCGTTTTGTCTTTAAGAGCGATAATGATGGTCAGACCAGTGAAGGTTTTTATCTTGACGATTTTGAGGTTGGCAGTTTGCCAACCCGCGAGCCATGTTTGATAGGAGAAAAAGGAACATTACCTCACCACGCAATTTGGGTCTTTCCCAATCCGGTGCGGAAAGGGCTAAATATCCAACTTGATTTACCATTAAAAAGTTCTTTTCATCAGTTGGTGATCTATGATGCCAAAGGTTCAAAGGTGAAGAGAATTTCTCTCAATCGGCATGGGAGTGCCTTTTGGGATAAGAGAGACGAAAAAGGGAAAATAGTTTCTCCCGGTCTCTATTTCCTATTTCTGAATGAAGAGGCTTCCCCAAAATTATACTTTCTTAAAAAGTTAATTCTGATTGATTAA
- a CDS encoding DUF167 domain-containing protein: MFIKVKVFPNAQREEVIKKSEDTFEVKVKAKPEKGEANKEVRKLLSLYFKVPEAKIRLIKGFQERNKIFTVEVTK, encoded by the coding sequence ATGTTCATTAAAGTAAAGGTTTTCCCTAATGCCCAGAGAGAGGAGGTTATTAAAAAGTCAGAAGATACTTTTGAAGTGAAAGTGAAGGCAAAGCCAGAGAAAGGGGAAGCCAATAAAGAAGTGCGAAAACTCCTATCCCTTTATTTTAAGGTTCCTGAGGCAAAAATAAGGCTAATCAAAGGTTTTCAGGAGAGAAATAAAATCTTTACCGTGGAGGTGACAAAATGA
- a CDS encoding flavodoxin family protein produces MRILGIVGSMRKGGNTNLLVETVVKSAKEIKPKIRSEIIQISEVNIEPCRACYNLCSKKPYQCPIPDDLSIIFNKMKKSSAIVLGSPLYFKIPSRLTALMERLVCLAYFYEMRGFKKPHPLNEKPCGLIAVCGGDDPRPVLEHLFNFALFLRMRPIIMKSYPYFGVGGKGDVKEDKDLNPIENAKFLGEQLVRAKEKK; encoded by the coding sequence ATGAGGATATTGGGAATCGTTGGTTCAATGAGAAAAGGAGGGAATACTAACCTTTTGGTGGAGACGGTTGTAAAATCAGCAAAAGAGATAAAACCAAAGATTAGGTCAGAAATAATCCAGATTTCCGAAGTGAATATTGAGCCCTGTCGTGCCTGCTACAACTTGTGTTCCAAAAAGCCCTACCAATGTCCCATACCTGACGATTTAAGTATTATCTTCAATAAAATGAAAAAGTCTTCCGCGATTGTTTTGGGTTCGCCCCTCTATTTTAAGATTCCTTCTCGCCTGACCGCCCTTATGGAAAGGCTCGTTTGTCTTGCCTATTTTTATGAGATGAGAGGCTTTAAGAAACCGCATCCCCTGAATGAGAAACCTTGTGGTCTGATTGCGGTTTGTGGTGGGGATGACCCGCGTCCGGTCTTAGAGCATCTTTTCAATTTTGCCTTGTTTTTAAGAATGAGACCAATCATTATGAAATCCTATCCTTATTTCGGGGTTGGGGGAAAGGGGGATGTGAAAGAGGATAAAGACCTTAATCCAATTGAAAATGCCAAATTTCTCGGCGAACAGTTGGTAAGGGCAAAGGAAAAGAAATAG
- a CDS encoding TMEM165/GDT1 family protein yields the protein MPWKNFFLIFFSLFLAELGDKTQLAVIGFTTSQKSPFFVFLASTAALAFSTLLAVLFGSLLLRIIPIRVLHLIAGILFFIAGFFPFSQGLFGQR from the coding sequence ATGCCTTGGAAAAATTTTTTTCTCATCTTCTTCTCCCTCTTTTTGGCAGAATTGGGAGATAAGACCCAATTGGCAGTGATTGGCTTCACCACCTCCCAAAAATCTCCCTTCTTCGTTTTTCTCGCTTCTACCGCTGCCTTGGCTTTTAGCACCCTCCTTGCGGTTCTTTTTGGTTCTCTTCTTTTACGGATTATTCCGATAAGGGTTCTCCATCTCATTGCCGGCATTCTCTTCTTTATCGCGGGTTTTTTCCCCTTCTCCCAAGGCCTTTTCGGACAGAGATAA
- the xerC gene encoding tyrosine recombinase XerC, with protein MDFEVKEFLEYLKKEKRYSSHTLRSYKVDLSQFQEFLSDRKGKKTIRTVKGEDVRDFVGYLLRYGYSEKSTQRKLAALKSFFRYLKREKKITQNPTLTIRAPTPERRLPKFLTIRQIEKALEIPGEDVFTLRDRAILELLYASGLRVSELVKLKLGDIDFQANLIRVEGKGGKERIVPFGRYAREALFKYLNKRKEKREEVFLNRQGKPLTSRSIQRIVNKYLMKVSDAAGINPHILRHSFATHLLERGCDLRAVQELLGHSSLATTQIYTHLTIGELKAIHKKAHPRGD; from the coding sequence GTGGATTTTGAGGTTAAAGAATTTTTAGAATATTTGAAAAAGGAGAAAAGGTACTCTTCACATACCCTTCGGAGTTATAAGGTTGACCTGTCCCAATTTCAAGAGTTCCTTTCTGACCGGAAAGGGAAAAAGACCATTAGGACAGTGAAGGGAGAAGATGTCCGGGATTTCGTTGGCTACCTCCTCCGGTACGGTTATTCGGAAAAGAGTACCCAAAGAAAGTTGGCTGCCCTCAAATCTTTCTTCCGCTACTTAAAAAGGGAGAAGAAAATTACCCAAAATCCAACCCTCACCATTCGGGCACCCACTCCGGAGCGGCGCTTACCCAAGTTTTTAACAATCCGCCAGATAGAAAAGGCATTAGAAATCCCCGGTGAGGACGTATTCACCTTACGGGATAGAGCAATCTTAGAACTCCTCTACGCCTCCGGATTAAGGGTCTCGGAGTTGGTAAAATTGAAATTGGGTGATATTGATTTTCAGGCTAACCTCATCCGGGTAGAAGGGAAAGGGGGAAAGGAGCGGATTGTCCCTTTCGGAAGATACGCCCGGGAGGCGCTTTTTAAATACCTAAATAAAAGAAAGGAAAAGAGGGAGGAGGTATTTCTCAATCGGCAAGGGAAACCTTTAACCAGCCGCTCCATTCAGAGGATTGTCAATAAGTATTTGATGAAGGTGAGCGATGCCGCCGGTATCAATCCCCATATCCTGCGTCACTCCTTTGCTACCCACCTCTTAGAAAGGGGATGCGATCTCCGGGCGGTGCAAGAACTCTTGGGACACTCTTCCTTAGCAACAACCCAAATCTATACCCATTTGACAATCGGCGAATTGAAAGCGATTCATAAAAAGGCTCACCCCCGAGGAGATTAA
- the rtcA gene encoding RNA 3'-terminal phosphate cyclase, translated as MIKIDGSFGEGGGQILRTALALSSVLAKPFLIFNIRKGRKKPGLLAQHLTGVRAVAKITEAEKEGDEFGSEKLMFHPKKILPGKYEFDVAEERGSAGSVTLVAQSVLPILFFAERESEVSLKGGTHVPFSPIFDYLKEILLPTIKRLGYEAEGEIKKYGFYPVGGGEITLKIRPLSFSSFANISNSKRGDLSFLKVISRVANLPLTIAERQAKRVKEKLGGNFNINEMIIETCEASSPGTYLFIKATFTNALAGFSSLGEKGKPAEKVAEEAIEEFFTYYQTEALFDPHLADQVLIFLALLKRKLREEKFFFTTSQVTNHLLTNIWTIKNFIPLEIKLIGELGKPGRVEID; from the coding sequence ATGATAAAAATTGACGGTTCTTTCGGCGAAGGGGGGGGACAGATTTTACGCACCGCCCTGGCTCTCTCCTCAGTTTTAGCTAAACCATTTCTCATTTTCAATATCCGAAAGGGAAGGAAAAAACCCGGTTTATTGGCGCAACATCTCACCGGGGTGCGGGCGGTGGCAAAGATCACCGAAGCGGAAAAGGAAGGGGATGAGTTCGGTTCGGAAAAACTAATGTTCCACCCGAAGAAAATTTTACCGGGCAAATATGAGTTTGATGTAGCGGAGGAAAGAGGAAGTGCCGGTTCGGTAACCTTAGTTGCCCAATCAGTCTTACCAATACTTTTCTTTGCGGAAAGAGAATCTGAAGTTTCCTTAAAAGGGGGGACTCATGTTCCCTTCAGTCCCATCTTTGATTACTTAAAAGAAATTCTGTTGCCGACGATTAAAAGGTTAGGCTATGAGGCAGAAGGTGAGATAAAAAAGTATGGGTTTTATCCGGTGGGGGGTGGTGAGATAACTCTTAAAATAAGACCGCTCTCTTTCTCCTCTTTCGCTAACATCTCCAATTCAAAGAGGGGGGACCTATCTTTTTTAAAGGTCATCTCCCGAGTGGCAAATCTCCCTTTAACAATCGCCGAGAGACAGGCAAAAAGGGTGAAGGAGAAATTGGGGGGTAATTTTAATATAAATGAGATGATAATTGAAACCTGTGAGGCTTCAAGCCCCGGGACCTATCTCTTTATTAAAGCCACATTCACTAATGCTTTAGCCGGATTCTCATCCTTAGGGGAAAAGGGAAAACCGGCGGAAAAGGTAGCAGAAGAAGCAATAGAGGAATTTTTCACCTATTACCAGACCGAAGCCCTCTTTGACCCTCACCTTGCGGACCAGGTCTTAATCTTTCTTGCCCTATTAAAGAGAAAATTAAGGGAAGAAAAATTCTTTTTTACCACCTCTCAGGTTACTAACCATCTTCTTACCAATATCTGGACGATCAAAAATTTTATCCCCTTGGAAATTAAATTGATAGGAGAATTGGGAAAACCGGGAAGGGTGGAGATAGATTAA
- the gltA gene encoding NADPH-dependent glutamate synthase has product MKIRDKKVPMREQPPAERIKNFNEVPFGYTEEEAVLEAERCLSCKKPACVSGCPVEIDIPGFISKIKERKFREAARILKEKNCLPAICGRVCPQEEQCEKFCVLGKKFEPCAIGRLERFVADWEAEQGIEIPEKGKPTGKRIAVVGSGPAGLTVAGDLAKMGHEVVIFEALHKPGGVLVYGIPEFRLPKAIVQREVDFVKALGVKVILNFVVGKTKTVDELLLDFDAVFIGTGAGLPWFMNIPGENASGIYSANEYLTRVNLMKAYLFPEYDTPVVKGRRVAVIGGGNVAMDAARTALRLGAEKSMIIYRRGREELPARMEEIVRAEEEGVEFHFLTLPVRYIADGDGWVKEMECIRMTLGEPDSSGRRRPIPCPGSEFRIPVDTVVCAIGQSPNPLIPQTTPGLAVGKHGNIIADEKTGKTTKKGVFAGGDIVTGAATVILAMGAGRVAARHIDEYLKTGIW; this is encoded by the coding sequence ATGAAAATTAGAGATAAGAAAGTACCGATGCGGGAACAACCGCCAGCAGAAAGGATTAAAAATTTTAATGAGGTACCCTTCGGTTATACAGAAGAAGAGGCGGTCTTAGAAGCAGAGCGCTGCCTTTCCTGTAAGAAGCCAGCCTGCGTTAGTGGTTGTCCCGTAGAGATTGATATACCCGGTTTTATCAGTAAGATCAAAGAGAGAAAATTTCGGGAAGCGGCAAGGATATTAAAAGAGAAGAATTGTCTACCGGCAATCTGCGGCCGGGTCTGCCCCCAGGAAGAGCAATGTGAAAAATTTTGCGTTTTGGGTAAAAAGTTTGAACCCTGTGCCATTGGCCGGTTAGAAAGATTCGTGGCGGATTGGGAAGCAGAGCAGGGGATAGAGATTCCGGAAAAGGGAAAACCCACAGGTAAGAGAATCGCTGTGGTGGGTTCTGGACCCGCCGGACTCACTGTCGCTGGGGATTTGGCGAAGATGGGACACGAGGTAGTTATCTTTGAGGCGCTCCATAAGCCAGGTGGGGTTCTGGTCTATGGCATTCCTGAGTTCCGTTTGCCTAAGGCAATCGTTCAGCGCGAAGTTGATTTTGTCAAGGCATTAGGCGTGAAGGTAATTTTGAACTTTGTCGTTGGGAAGACGAAGACAGTGGACGAACTCCTTTTAGATTTTGATGCGGTCTTTATTGGTACCGGTGCCGGACTCCCTTGGTTTATGAATATTCCGGGGGAAAATGCTTCCGGGATTTATTCCGCTAATGAGTATCTAACCCGAGTTAATCTAATGAAAGCCTATCTCTTCCCGGAATATGATACCCCAGTAGTTAAAGGAAGGAGGGTAGCGGTGATTGGTGGTGGTAATGTGGCGATGGATGCGGCCCGGACCGCTTTAAGATTAGGGGCGGAGAAGTCAATGATTATCTACCGGAGGGGAAGGGAGGAGCTTCCCGCCCGGATGGAAGAGATTGTGAGAGCGGAAGAGGAGGGGGTAGAATTTCATTTTCTCACCCTACCGGTAAGATACATTGCTGATGGAGACGGCTGGGTGAAGGAGATGGAATGTATCAGGATGACCTTAGGAGAACCAGATAGTTCGGGACGGAGAAGACCCATTCCTTGTCCGGGCTCAGAATTTAGGATTCCGGTTGATACCGTGGTCTGCGCCATCGGTCAAAGCCCCAATCCCCTAATTCCCCAGACCACCCCGGGTTTAGCCGTTGGGAAACACGGTAATATTATCGCTGATGAAAAGACCGGCAAGACGACAAAGAAAGGGGTTTTTGCCGGGGGTGATATTGTGACCGGTGCTGCGACTGTAATTTTAGCAATGGGGGCGGGAAGAGTTGCGGCTCGGCATATTGATGAATACTTAAAAACCGGTATCTGGTAG
- the truD gene encoding tRNA pseudouridine(13) synthase TruD: MKIKVKPDDFYVEEKINVFPKKKGKFALYRLEKTYWNTLDLIHYLEERYHFRKFQRLGLKDRYSHSIQYLTNSWVRKEPITEKNFSLQFLGFIDEPLRNENLLGNFFRITLRDLKKEEGEKILLNLPSVKEFGFPNYYDEQRMGEARHKEGFLAKMLIRSDYESALRLYLATPSPYDEKRVKKMKVFLKENWGKWEEAETIAPKEYQPVLRFLKEKGNDYKSAVKKIRRNLLTLFINSYQAYLWNEILRNFLKGLPGIELFPVAYRYGELLFYKELPEGIRDYLSNLSISSPAPRAEFPPDLSPIVEEVLKKEGLKVSDLKLKLKMRGIYFKPYLRKAITIPQDLEISGLEEDEIYPGKMKLRINFFLPPGSYATVLIKRLTI, translated from the coding sequence ATGAAGATAAAGGTTAAACCGGACGATTTCTATGTGGAAGAGAAAATAAATGTCTTTCCGAAGAAAAAGGGGAAATTTGCCCTCTATCGCTTAGAAAAGACTTATTGGAATACCTTAGATTTAATCCATTATTTAGAAGAAAGATATCACTTCCGAAAATTCCAGAGGTTGGGCTTAAAAGACCGTTATTCCCACTCCATCCAATATCTCACCAATTCCTGGGTGAGGAAGGAACCAATCACAGAGAAAAATTTTTCCCTCCAATTTTTAGGCTTTATTGACGAACCACTAAGAAATGAGAACCTCTTGGGAAATTTCTTTCGGATTACTCTCCGCGACTTAAAAAAAGAAGAGGGAGAAAAAATACTTCTTAATCTCCCTTCCGTTAAAGAGTTTGGCTTTCCTAACTATTATGACGAACAGCGAATGGGGGAGGCGAGACACAAAGAAGGTTTTTTGGCAAAAATGCTAATCAGAAGCGATTACGAAAGTGCCTTAAGACTATACTTGGCTACCCCTTCCCCTTATGATGAGAAGAGGGTGAAAAAGATGAAGGTCTTCTTAAAAGAAAACTGGGGAAAATGGGAAGAAGCCGAAACTATCGCCCCGAAGGAATATCAGCCGGTTTTAAGGTTTCTTAAAGAAAAAGGAAATGACTATAAGTCAGCAGTGAAGAAAATCCGAAGGAATTTATTAACCTTATTTATTAACTCCTATCAGGCATACCTCTGGAATGAGATCTTAAGGAACTTCTTAAAGGGGCTACCCGGAATTGAATTATTCCCAGTAGCCTACCGGTACGGCGAACTTCTCTTTTATAAAGAGCTTCCCGAAGGGATAAGAGATTATCTTTCTAACCTTTCTATATCCTCCCCCGCACCCCGGGCGGAATTTCCTCCGGATCTTTCTCCAATCGTGGAAGAGGTCTTAAAAAAGGAAGGGTTAAAAGTTAGTGATTTGAAACTAAAACTGAAAATGAGGGGCATCTACTTTAAACCATATTTAAGGAAGGCAATTACCATTCCGCAAGATTTGGAAATTAGCGGTTTAGAAGAAGATGAAATTTATCCTGGGAAAATGAAATTGAGAATAAATTTCTTTTTGCCTCCTGGTTCCTATGCGACAGTTTTGATTAAAAGATTAACGATTTAA
- a CDS encoding T9SS type A sorting domain-containing protein, translated as MLPIVLAFHLSFFLQRGFCYTSWRHNGYLTPEADSSLLLLRELNTTDVALLVTWYQDSAPSPFIYPSLDSTPSDTALTYAINKIHSLNMRVTLKLHIDCKNGEWRGEIEPDREGVWFRNYLSFLKHYAKLAERTGVEILNIGTELEGTTQNYESEWRRMIDTVRRYYSGSILYGANWDRYRTHVHFWDALDFIGISAFFPLTNLYDPTLEDLLNAWQNRWLSSLESFQRQIGKPIIFSEIGYRSVDGANMRPWEWQTPGPVDTAEQRDCYEAAFITFFSLPWVGGFYIWNWTTNPNQGGPNDDGYSVNSKPAAQVIRDWYGRNEIRERDLLCFPNPFRNRAQFLMRYSPPKELRIYDIKGTLVAKILFNRRWEELFLNHLPTGVYIARVGNSSFKFIRLK; from the coding sequence ATGCTCCCAATAGTTTTGGCTTTTCACCTCTCTTTCTTTCTCCAAAGGGGATTCTGCTATACCTCTTGGCGCCATAATGGTTATCTGACACCGGAAGCAGATTCTTCCCTTCTTTTATTAAGGGAATTGAATACTACTGATGTTGCCTTACTTGTGACCTGGTATCAGGATTCCGCGCCCAGTCCTTTTATCTATCCTTCTTTGGATTCAACACCTTCGGATACTGCCCTTACCTACGCGATAAATAAAATCCATTCTCTCAATATGAGGGTAACATTGAAACTTCATATTGATTGTAAAAATGGAGAATGGCGGGGAGAGATTGAGCCGGACCGGGAAGGAGTCTGGTTTCGGAATTACTTATCTTTTCTAAAACATTATGCCAAATTGGCAGAAAGAACCGGGGTTGAGATTTTGAATATCGGAACCGAATTGGAAGGAACAACCCAGAATTACGAGTCGGAATGGCGCCGGATGATTGATACGGTAAGGAGATATTATTCCGGAAGTATTCTTTATGGTGCCAATTGGGACCGCTACCGAACTCATGTTCACTTTTGGGATGCCTTAGATTTTATTGGCATTTCCGCCTTTTTTCCTTTGACCAATCTTTATGACCCAACCCTTGAAGACTTATTAAATGCCTGGCAAAATCGCTGGCTCTCTTCTTTAGAATCTTTTCAAAGGCAAATTGGTAAACCGATCATCTTTTCGGAGATTGGCTATCGCAGTGTTGACGGTGCCAATATGAGACCCTGGGAATGGCAAACACCTGGTCCGGTTGATACCGCTGAGCAAAGGGATTGCTACGAAGCCGCCTTTATCACCTTTTTTTCTTTACCCTGGGTGGGAGGATTTTATATCTGGAATTGGACAACCAATCCCAATCAGGGTGGACCGAATGACGACGGTTATTCAGTCAATAGTAAACCAGCGGCCCAAGTGATAAGAGATTGGTATGGAAGAAACGAAATTAGAGAAAGGGATCTTCTCTGTTTTCCCAACCCCTTCCGCAATCGGGCGCAATTCTTAATGAGATATTCCCCACCAAAAGAATTAAGAATCTATGATATTAAAGGTACCCTCGTGGCAAAAATCCTATTTAACCGAAGGTGGGAAGAGTTATTCTTAAATCATCTACCAACTGGGGTTTATATCGCCCGGGTCGGAAATTCCTCTTTCAAATTTATCCGATTAAAATAG